In the genome of Flavobacterium panacagri, one region contains:
- a CDS encoding tetratricopeptide repeat protein, with product MKNILICIVLLCSGFAFGQNEQLAQYYYDKGDFDKAKISYEELLKGAPSNTQYFLRTVDCYQQLQQFANAEKAIQDRYNRYKQGVFLVELGYNFQLQKNDSKAKNFYEQAIEKIKTSPNDVYGIASSFEKKVLLEYALKSYQTAMQVQPNFNFNFQIGMLYGQLGKTDLMIDLLLTESFANPQNTSLIQTQLSRFMNGETDNTAFKDAMRKALILRTQKDQDVFWNHYLSWFYVQQKEFGKAFIQEKAIYKREPESLMSIVNLSQFAMNEDDDETAVEILNFILQNTKDLNLLIQSNAYLMQIKIDNAQEKDYPAINQELQQLLATYEINPFTLSLQIIQAHFLAFNLKKTEEGKLVIKKALELNLNEYQKADAKMELADILLLEEKYNQALIYYSQIQLDLKNDVMAHEASLKAAKTSYYKGDFEWANKQFKELKAANTQLIANDALEYFLLINDNTAADSTQVALKQFAKGDFLIYQNKKPEAIAQFQNILKNFKGQEIEAVTLLRLGKIYENQKDFASALSQYQQIIDNHSDGIYVDEALFFSAEIYNDELKDTEKAKSLYEKVIFNHQDSIYFVDARKKYRELRGDKNL from the coding sequence ATGAAAAACATATTGATTTGTATCGTCTTATTATGTTCTGGTTTTGCCTTTGGACAAAACGAGCAGCTAGCGCAGTATTACTACGACAAAGGTGATTTTGATAAAGCAAAAATCAGCTACGAAGAGCTTTTAAAAGGTGCGCCTTCCAATACACAGTATTTTTTGCGCACTGTTGATTGTTATCAGCAGTTACAACAGTTTGCTAATGCCGAAAAAGCAATTCAGGATCGTTACAATCGTTACAAACAAGGTGTTTTTTTGGTGGAGTTAGGATACAATTTTCAATTGCAAAAGAACGATTCGAAAGCTAAAAATTTCTACGAACAGGCAATTGAAAAGATAAAAACAAGTCCAAATGATGTTTATGGAATTGCAAGTTCATTTGAGAAAAAAGTATTGTTGGAATATGCTTTAAAATCGTATCAAACGGCAATGCAGGTACAGCCGAATTTCAATTTCAATTTCCAGATCGGAATGTTATACGGTCAGTTGGGTAAAACCGATTTGATGATCGATTTGTTATTGACAGAATCTTTCGCAAATCCGCAGAACACCAGTTTGATTCAGACGCAGTTGTCCCGATTTATGAATGGAGAAACGGATAATACGGCTTTTAAAGATGCCATGCGAAAAGCATTAATTCTTAGAACCCAAAAAGATCAGGACGTTTTCTGGAATCACTATTTAAGCTGGTTTTATGTACAGCAAAAAGAATTCGGGAAAGCATTTATTCAGGAAAAAGCCATTTACAAACGTGAACCGGAATCTTTGATGAGCATCGTCAATTTGAGTCAGTTTGCGATGAATGAAGATGATGATGAAACTGCTGTTGAAATCTTAAATTTCATTCTTCAAAATACCAAAGATTTAAATCTGTTGATTCAGTCTAATGCGTATTTAATGCAGATAAAGATTGATAACGCACAAGAAAAAGATTATCCGGCCATCAATCAGGAATTACAGCAATTGCTGGCAACTTACGAAATCAATCCTTTTACCTTATCTTTGCAAATCATTCAGGCGCATTTTCTGGCTTTTAATTTGAAAAAAACAGAAGAAGGAAAGTTGGTTATCAAAAAAGCTTTAGAATTGAATTTAAACGAATATCAAAAAGCCGATGCTAAAATGGAGCTGGCCGATATTCTGCTTTTGGAAGAAAAGTACAATCAGGCGCTTATTTATTATTCGCAGATTCAGTTGGATTTAAAGAATGACGTAATGGCACACGAAGCCAGTTTGAAAGCAGCAAAAACAAGTTATTATAAAGGTGATTTTGAATGGGCGAATAAGCAGTTTAAAGAATTAAAAGCAGCCAATACGCAGTTAATTGCCAATGACGCGTTAGAATATTTTTTACTGATTAATGACAATACCGCAGCAGATTCAACTCAGGTTGCTTTGAAACAATTTGCAAAAGGCGATTTTTTAATTTATCAGAATAAAAAACCAGAAGCAATCGCACAGTTTCAAAATATTCTAAAAAACTTTAAAGGTCAGGAAATAGAAGCGGTAACGTTACTTCGTTTAGGAAAAATATACGAAAACCAGAAAGATTTTGCTTCGGCTTTAAGCCAATATCAACAGATTATTGACAATCATAGTGACGGAATTTATGTTGACGAGGCCTTATTTTTCTCAGCAGAAATTTACAACGACGAACTAAAAGACACCGAAAAGGCAAAGTCTTTATATGAAAAGGTAATTTTTAATCATCAAGACAGTATTTACTTTGTCGATGCCAGAAAAAAATACCGAGAGTTAAGAGGGGATAAGAATTTATAA
- the lgt gene encoding prolipoprotein diacylglyceryl transferase, giving the protein MKNGILNWNVDPVIFWITDSFPLKYYGALFACGLLLGFYIVRNIYKKENLSLDNLDTLLIYVIVGTVLGARLGHCLFYEPEYFFKHPLEILLPIQKIKGVYQFVGYQGLASHGGSIGVITAMILYCRRYKVQFLGLLDKMAVAVPVTGAFIRLGNFMNSEIYGKPTNGNWGVVFERDDLIPRHPTQLYEAFAYVLIFGILFYMYKSEKIKNAQGLIFGTFLTLLFSARFIIEFFKENQEAFENNMLINMGQILSIPFVLLGLVLIIWKSKKVPVGSDSLQ; this is encoded by the coding sequence ATGAAAAACGGAATATTAAACTGGAACGTCGATCCCGTTATTTTTTGGATCACAGATAGTTTTCCTTTAAAATATTATGGAGCTCTTTTTGCCTGTGGACTTCTTCTGGGCTTTTATATTGTTAGAAATATTTACAAAAAAGAGAACCTTTCTCTGGACAATCTGGATACTTTATTGATTTATGTAATTGTCGGAACCGTTTTGGGTGCCAGACTTGGACATTGTCTATTTTATGAACCAGAATATTTCTTCAAACATCCTTTAGAAATCCTTTTACCTATTCAGAAAATAAAAGGAGTTTATCAGTTTGTAGGTTATCAGGGATTAGCAAGTCATGGAGGCTCGATTGGTGTAATTACAGCAATGATTTTATATTGTCGTAGATACAAGGTACAATTCTTGGGGCTTTTAGATAAAATGGCGGTTGCAGTTCCCGTAACAGGAGCCTTTATCAGATTGGGAAATTTTATGAATTCTGAAATCTATGGAAAACCAACTAATGGAAACTGGGGAGTTGTTTTTGAAAGAGACGATTTAATCCCGAGACATCCAACGCAATTGTATGAAGCTTTTGCTTATGTGTTAATTTTCGGAATCTTGTTTTATATGTATAAATCGGAGAAAATTAAAAATGCACAGGGATTAATCTTTGGAACTTTCTTAACTTTATTATTCTCAGCCCGATTTATAATTGAGTTTTTCAAAGAAAATCAGGAAGCCTTTGAAAATAATATGCTGATTAATATGGGACAGATTTTAAGTATTCCGTTTGTATTACTTGGTTTGGTATTGATTATTTGGAAAAGTAAAAAAGTCCCAGTTGGCAGTGACAGTTTGCAGTAA
- the serS gene encoding serine--tRNA ligase translates to MLQIAFIRENQEKVIKALAKRNIDAKSVVEEVVQLDENRRAAQVELDNTLSESNKLSKDIGELMKAGEKAKAAILKEKTVSLKEKSKELSEKAEALAVELTNKLYTLPNLPADIVPEGKTPDDNLNVFQEGDIPVLHEGAQPHWELVKKYDIIDFELGVKITGAGFPVYKGKGAKLQRALINYFLDKNTAAGYNEVQVPHLVNEASGFGTGQLPDKEGQMYHSTIDDLYLIPTAEVPVTNLFRDVILNESDLPVLHTAYTPCFRREAGSYGAHVRGLNRLHQFDKVEIVRVEHPDNSYAALDGMVEHVKEILKELKLPYRVLRLCGGDMGFTSALTYDFEVFSTAQDRWLEISSVSNFETFQANRLKLRFKDKDGKNQLAHTLNGSSLALPRVLAGIIENYQTPEGIVIPEVLRPYCGFDIIN, encoded by the coding sequence ATGTTACAAATTGCATTTATTAGAGAAAATCAAGAGAAAGTAATCAAAGCTTTAGCAAAACGAAATATCGATGCTAAAAGCGTTGTGGAAGAAGTGGTTCAATTAGACGAAAATCGTCGTGCTGCTCAAGTGGAATTAGACAATACTTTATCAGAATCTAATAAATTGTCCAAAGATATTGGTGAATTGATGAAAGCCGGAGAGAAAGCTAAAGCAGCAATCTTAAAAGAGAAAACAGTTTCACTAAAAGAAAAAAGTAAAGAACTAAGCGAAAAAGCAGAAGCTTTGGCTGTTGAGTTAACCAATAAATTATACACTTTGCCAAACCTTCCGGCAGATATTGTTCCTGAAGGAAAAACTCCGGACGATAATTTGAATGTTTTTCAGGAAGGAGATATTCCGGTTTTACACGAAGGCGCACAACCTCACTGGGAATTGGTAAAGAAATATGATATTATCGATTTTGAATTGGGTGTAAAAATCACCGGAGCTGGTTTTCCTGTTTACAAAGGAAAAGGAGCAAAGCTTCAACGTGCTTTAATCAACTATTTCTTAGACAAAAATACAGCTGCAGGATATAACGAAGTTCAGGTACCGCATTTGGTAAACGAAGCTTCTGGTTTTGGAACTGGACAATTGCCAGACAAAGAAGGACAGATGTATCATTCTACAATTGATGATTTATATTTGATTCCAACGGCTGAGGTTCCGGTAACCAATTTATTTCGCGATGTAATCTTAAACGAAAGTGATCTTCCTGTTTTACATACAGCGTATACACCATGTTTCCGTCGTGAAGCAGGTTCATATGGAGCACACGTTCGAGGATTAAACCGTTTACACCAATTCGATAAAGTAGAAATTGTTCGTGTGGAGCATCCTGATAATTCTTATGCAGCGCTAGACGGAATGGTAGAACATGTAAAAGAGATTTTAAAAGAACTAAAATTACCATACAGAGTTTTACGCCTTTGTGGAGGAGATATGGGATTCACATCTGCTTTGACTTATGATTTTGAAGTGTTTTCTACAGCACAAGACCGTTGGTTAGAAATCAGTTCTGTTTCTAACTTTGAAACTTTCCAGGCAAACCGCTTGAAATTACGTTTCAAAGACAAAGACGGAAAAAACCAATTGGCTCATACACTTAACGGAAGTTCATTGGCACTTCCTAGAGTTTTGGCTGGAATTATAGAAAATTACCAAACTCCGGAAGGAATCGTAATCCCTGAAGTTTTACGTCCTTACTGTGGATTTGATATTATAAATTAA
- a CDS encoding DMP19 family protein: MEFGKIIISETASNSENPQDVVNSNISVINLMREEKIDDDLIHEDALMSYYLDFYASKYTEGNFSKFVHDSGWNKELNELIEEGLALIGAEKHLELFKEQSRKLRLQSNIKLGKFLQAKFETPNPLRDLLNNNAYFELDENIVELNAAFLKSHPDTEVLSVDEMFKTLEEFIGHEIKRD; encoded by the coding sequence ATGGAATTCGGTAAAATTATTATTTCAGAAACGGCGTCAAACAGTGAAAATCCTCAAGACGTTGTGAATTCAAATATTTCAGTAATCAATTTAATGCGTGAAGAAAAAATAGACGACGATTTGATTCACGAAGACGCTTTGATGAGTTACTATTTAGATTTTTATGCTTCAAAATATACAGAAGGAAATTTTTCGAAATTCGTTCATGATTCTGGCTGGAATAAAGAATTAAACGAATTAATTGAAGAAGGTTTAGCTTTAATTGGTGCCGAAAAACATTTGGAATTATTTAAAGAGCAAAGCCGAAAACTACGTTTACAAAGCAATATTAAATTAGGGAAATTTCTGCAGGCGAAGTTTGAAACCCCGAATCCGCTTCGAGATCTTTTAAATAATAATGCTTATTTTGAATTGGATGAAAATATAGTAGAATTGAACGCTGCGTTCTTAAAATCGCATCCAGACACAGAAGTACTTTCAGTAGATGAAATGTTTAAAACTCTTGAAGAGTTTATTGGGCATGAAATCAAAAGAGATTAA
- a CDS encoding patatin-like phospholipase family protein, whose protein sequence is MVFKRLCIVFIFIVLSNEGIAQNKINLFSEINYNSIPTVSLNEYKSVQDRDVRLQNPNIALGIGISGGGSRAQFFSLGVLLGLEDIQEENANRNFLNEIDYFSTVSGGCYSAGYYLTILKNKLQYDNCTFNEFYFSKADAFKSDVNKSATLFSLLNNSRNEKGEKVSMAQRLDLEVLQYDSSNPDNQNKFQTQMQLSDFFIPKDSKLNPQLPIMVANGTAYNNGERFPFMPHIIRALKINSSLAPNKASLPLDGNQINNGYDFPLTYAITASSAFPGVLPKTKFGIKNQDKILCVIDGGASDNMGYETLVELLHNDNRVKDKNKKALFIDCLGQGKKSPYINDGKIRLLSLLETASLYTVQTRYMTFERDVETVLERYKIPTSNYQVIGFTTLRNHLSKLKKDEKYEALITELKNSDDEAASWLKLHDDFKAQLISKFGSDSFKKDKNSEVILSSLDKEKFKDFGASELLMLYEYASHVETKLKITPEEKEMLLLSGRFAAYVKADELKGLLVENKGF, encoded by the coding sequence ATGGTATTTAAAAGACTTTGTATTGTATTCATTTTTATTGTTTTGTCAAATGAAGGAATCGCTCAAAACAAAATAAACCTCTTTTCGGAAATTAATTACAACTCAATTCCTACGGTGAGTTTAAACGAATACAAATCGGTTCAGGATCGTGATGTACGATTGCAAAATCCAAATATTGCATTAGGAATTGGTATTTCTGGTGGGGGATCTAGGGCACAGTTTTTTAGTTTGGGCGTGCTTTTAGGATTGGAAGATATTCAGGAAGAGAATGCGAACCGTAATTTTTTAAATGAAATCGATTATTTTTCGACTGTTTCTGGAGGCTGTTATTCAGCAGGATATTATCTGACGATCCTGAAAAACAAATTACAATATGATAATTGTACTTTTAATGAGTTTTACTTTTCTAAAGCAGATGCCTTCAAATCGGATGTAAACAAATCGGCTACACTTTTTTCCCTTCTTAATAATAGCCGAAACGAAAAAGGAGAAAAAGTGTCAATGGCACAGCGATTGGATCTGGAAGTTTTGCAGTATGACAGCTCGAATCCAGACAATCAAAATAAGTTTCAAACACAGATGCAGTTGTCCGATTTTTTTATTCCGAAAGATAGTAAACTCAATCCGCAATTGCCTATAATGGTTGCTAATGGAACCGCTTATAACAATGGTGAACGTTTTCCATTTATGCCTCATATTATTCGTGCCTTAAAGATTAATTCGTCTTTGGCTCCCAATAAAGCGTCACTTCCGCTTGACGGAAATCAGATTAATAATGGTTATGATTTTCCGCTTACTTATGCTATTACGGCAAGTTCTGCTTTTCCTGGCGTTCTGCCCAAAACTAAATTCGGAATCAAAAACCAGGATAAAATTTTATGTGTGATTGATGGCGGAGCATCAGACAATATGGGATATGAAACTTTAGTAGAATTACTTCATAATGATAATAGAGTAAAAGACAAAAACAAAAAAGCGCTTTTTATTGATTGTTTAGGGCAGGGAAAAAAGTCACCTTATATAAATGATGGTAAGATCAGATTGCTTTCTTTGTTAGAAACGGCATCTTTATATACGGTTCAAACTCGGTATATGACTTTTGAAAGAGATGTCGAAACGGTTTTAGAACGTTATAAAATCCCGACTTCCAATTATCAAGTAATTGGTTTTACTACTTTACGCAATCATTTGTCTAAATTGAAAAAAGATGAAAAATACGAAGCTTTGATTACGGAACTAAAAAACAGTGATGACGAAGCAGCAAGCTGGCTGAAACTGCATGACGATTTTAAAGCTCAATTGATTTCAAAATTTGGTTCTGATAGTTTTAAAAAAGACAAAAATAGCGAAGTGATACTTTCCAGTTTAGACAAAGAAAAGTTTAAAGATTTTGGCGCCAGTGAACTTTTAATGCTGTACGAATATGCATCGCATGTAGAAACCAAACTCAAAATAACACCTGAAGAAAAGGAAATGCTTTTACTTTCTGGGCGTTTTGCTGCTTATGTAAAGGCTGATGAATTGAAAGGGCTGTTGGTGGAGAATAAAGGGTTTTAG
- a CDS encoding DinB family protein yields MKKLIIPLLFLFFSISYAQTQKVISSDWTSFNQTIDIQTKVKKKFKVIASVKAETTEPTSWAGVWARVDTKNDEEGFFDNMQDRPVKSKEWNSYTVEGTIDANTKSLSFGGLCVNNGKFYFDKFEVLIENDKGGFEPFTVLNASFETPVKNGDIPKWNFGTSKDAIVKVKEYKVSSDKSVVDGKSSLLLEGSGIKPRPEAKIGNVEGASPKIADMISMLEDLKSRVERTVKNMSQYEIDYLHDEEANRIGALVMHLAAAEKYYQVFTFENRDFNEEEKKIWNNALNLDQGGRDEFKGHNIQYYLDIYNQVRAKTIEELKKRDDAWFAQVQLKYDMTNQYCWFHVMEHQSSHLGQILFLKKRIPPEQKEQKKTLPQEIKK; encoded by the coding sequence ATGAAAAAACTGATAATACCACTGTTGTTTTTGTTTTTCAGTATAAGTTATGCTCAAACACAAAAAGTAATTTCCAGCGATTGGACTTCTTTCAATCAAACCATTGATATCCAAACCAAAGTCAAGAAAAAGTTTAAAGTAATAGCTTCGGTTAAAGCCGAAACCACAGAACCAACATCTTGGGCTGGAGTATGGGCTAGAGTTGATACGAAAAACGATGAAGAAGGCTTTTTTGATAATATGCAGGATAGACCTGTAAAGTCTAAAGAATGGAACTCTTATACAGTTGAAGGAACTATTGATGCAAACACCAAATCATTAAGTTTTGGAGGTTTATGCGTTAATAACGGGAAATTCTATTTTGATAAATTTGAAGTATTGATAGAAAATGATAAGGGTGGTTTTGAACCTTTTACTGTTTTAAATGCAAGTTTTGAAACTCCCGTAAAAAATGGAGACATACCAAAATGGAATTTTGGCACCTCTAAAGATGCTATAGTTAAAGTAAAAGAATATAAAGTTTCTTCTGATAAATCGGTTGTTGATGGAAAAAGCAGTTTATTACTAGAAGGAAGCGGAATTAAGCCAAGGCCAGAAGCAAAAATTGGAAATGTTGAAGGCGCTTCACCAAAAATTGCCGATATGATCTCGATGCTGGAAGATTTGAAATCTCGTGTAGAAAGAACCGTTAAAAACATGAGTCAGTATGAAATCGATTATCTTCATGATGAAGAAGCCAACCGAATTGGGGCTTTGGTCATGCATTTGGCTGCAGCCGAAAAATACTATCAAGTTTTTACTTTTGAAAACAGGGATTTTAATGAAGAAGAAAAGAAGATTTGGAACAATGCATTGAATTTGGATCAAGGTGGAAGAGACGAATTTAAAGGCCATAATATTCAATATTATCTTGATATTTATAATCAAGTAAGAGCCAAAACTATCGAAGAATTAAAGAAAAGAGATGATGCCTGGTTTGCGCAAGTCCAATTAAAATATGACATGACCAACCAATATTGCTGGTTTCATGTCATGGAACATCAATCGAGTCATTTAGGACAGATTTTGTTTTTGAAAAAACGAATTCCGCCAGAGCAGAAAGAACAGAAAAAGACACTTCCACAGGAGATTAAAAAATAA
- a CDS encoding CDGSH iron-sulfur domain-containing protein, whose translation MSKTKLIINKNGSIKIEGDFEIMDPEGVLYGLQGRSALGLCRCGLSANKPFCDGGHRNNFEHDSVAFDLPPMKTN comes from the coding sequence ATGAGCAAGACTAAATTAATCATCAATAAAAATGGATCTATTAAAATCGAAGGCGATTTTGAAATCATGGATCCAGAAGGAGTACTTTACGGTTTACAAGGAAGATCTGCACTTGGACTGTGCCGTTGCGGATTATCTGCTAACAAACCATTCTGCGATGGAGGACACAGAAACAACTTCGAACACGATTCTGTGGCGTTTGATCTTCCGCCGATGAAAACGAACTAA
- a CDS encoding family 43 glycosylhydrolase, with translation MNKIYLIISILFVYCGYSQSQSEKSLKQGQFSNPIFAGDYPDPSLLRDGKDYYVVHSSFDYYPGLLIWHSTDLMNWEPITNALQKYVGAVWAPDLIRYNNKYYIYFPANNTNFVVTADSINGPWSEPIDLKIGNIDPGHIADEKGNRFLYFSNGGYVALSKDGLSVTSELKHVYDGWKIPREWSIECFCMEGPKLFKRGEYYYLTVAEGGTAGPATSHMVISARSKSPLGPWENSPFNPVLRTNNSSETWWSKGHSTIFEDANGKWWMIFHGYEKDYYNLGRQTLLQPVEWTKDGWYKISDNTQTDKPIEKPQGKTLPEFSLSDNFEGSVLKPQWKFYGGVENSRFKVANNTLTIEGKGDGVGNSAPLVIVPGGHSYIAEVEMEIEGNATGGLTLFYDNRYYSGILADQNNILANLRGWQFPTEKNTHNRKVFLRLKNIKNTVDMFYSIDGKDWKKIENSVEVSGYNHNVLSGFLGLRIGLCSIGKGSVKFRNFVYKAL, from the coding sequence ATGAATAAAATATATCTAATCATTTCAATATTGTTTGTGTATTGTGGTTACTCTCAATCACAATCAGAAAAGAGTTTAAAGCAAGGACAATTTTCCAACCCAATTTTTGCTGGAGATTATCCCGATCCGAGTTTATTAAGAGACGGAAAAGATTATTATGTTGTACATTCTTCTTTCGATTATTATCCTGGACTTTTAATCTGGCATTCTACCGATTTAATGAATTGGGAACCCATTACCAATGCGCTTCAAAAATATGTTGGAGCTGTTTGGGCGCCCGATTTAATTAGGTACAACAATAAATATTACATCTATTTTCCTGCCAATAATACCAATTTTGTAGTTACAGCCGATTCTATTAACGGCCCTTGGAGCGAGCCAATAGATTTGAAAATCGGTAATATCGATCCCGGACATATTGCAGATGAGAAAGGGAACCGATTTTTGTATTTCAGTAACGGCGGTTATGTAGCGTTATCCAAAGACGGACTTTCGGTAACAAGTGAATTGAAACATGTTTATGACGGCTGGAAAATTCCGCGCGAATGGAGTATTGAATGTTTCTGTATGGAAGGACCAAAACTCTTTAAAAGAGGTGAATATTATTATTTAACTGTTGCCGAAGGCGGAACTGCTGGCCCAGCTACAAGTCATATGGTCATTTCTGCAAGATCAAAATCGCCACTTGGACCTTGGGAAAATTCGCCTTTTAATCCTGTTTTGCGAACCAATAATAGTTCTGAAACCTGGTGGTCAAAAGGGCACAGTACTATTTTTGAAGATGCAAACGGAAAATGGTGGATGATTTTTCATGGTTACGAAAAAGATTATTACAACTTGGGTCGTCAGACTTTGCTACAACCTGTGGAATGGACAAAAGACGGTTGGTATAAAATTTCTGATAACACTCAGACAGATAAACCGATTGAAAAACCACAAGGGAAGACACTTCCTGAATTTTCATTAAGTGATAATTTTGAAGGTTCAGTTTTGAAACCGCAATGGAAGTTTTATGGTGGAGTTGAAAATTCTAGATTTAAAGTTGCCAATAATACTTTGACTATTGAAGGAAAAGGAGATGGTGTTGGAAATAGTGCACCACTTGTAATTGTTCCGGGCGGACATTCTTATATCGCCGAAGTTGAAATGGAAATCGAAGGCAACGCTACAGGTGGATTAACGCTTTTTTACGATAATAGATATTACTCGGGAATATTAGCCGATCAGAATAATATCTTGGCAAATTTGAGAGGATGGCAGTTTCCAACAGAGAAAAATACACATAACCGAAAAGTTTTTCTTCGTTTAAAAAACATCAAAAACACGGTCGATATGTTTTACAGTATTGATGGAAAAGACTGGAAAAAAATAGAAAATTCTGTAGAAGTTTCGGGATACAATCATAATGTTTTGAGCGGTTTTCTTGGACTAAGAATTGGTCTTTGCTCTATTGGAAAGGGAAGTGTAAAGTTTAGAAATTTTGTTTACAAGGCGCTGTAG